ACCTGTTCACAGCAACCTCTAAGCCCTCACCTAGAGTCCTTTCTGATTCTCCATCATTTCCCCTTTCCCTGCACGCCACTGCCTAACTGTCTGGAGGCTGGTTCCCCCTGGGCAGCCTGAGACCAGACCTGTACCGGCTGCCCTCGGAGCCCAGCGAGTGGGTCCAGCCCGGCGGCTCCACCGTCCGCCTCTGCTTCGCTGTGCAGTACCAGCAGGAGCACGAGCAGCTGGTGGTCTCCTTGCTCCGAGCTGCCAACCTGCCTGCCCACTACCAAGGGAACGCCACGCTGATCAAGCTGCACCTCCTGCCGTCTGACGACAGGCGGCACCGTCAGGCCAGGGCCCAGAGCAACGGCTGCCACGCCCAGTTTAAAGAcagctttgtgtttcaggtatgTGTTGATCTAAGAATTAGAACGGTTTTAGGATATAATTACCTTATCTCTTAGGacgaataaaaaaaaagatatttgATATAGAGTTAGAATTTATACTTGGATAAGAGATTATTTTTAAATCGTATTTTTTAAATTCCAGTAATGCGAGGTGGGAGGAGACAATGTAATGTCCCCACCTAAAGACCTTCATAGAAATAGCATAAAGTCACTGTTACGTCAAGAAATAACTGACTGAGACTTTAATGATTTATTATGCTGGTATACATGGTGCTCCATGTGCTAGAGTGTGCTGAATCCCACCCCCTCTTTGCAGGTGTCTTATAACAGCATAGACCAGTGCACCCTAAGCCTGAGCGTGTACAGTGTAGACCGTCTGAGAAAACATCACATGATGGGGCGTATTCTCTTCCCTCTTAGACACTGTGACCTAAGAGAGGCATCAGGCAAAGTCCTATGGAGGGACCTGGAGACTGGGCGTGACCTGGTAGACAAGCAGTCACGCATATGTTTTTTAATCCAGTGTCTGCCTCCTTTTTCTGTTCTTTTATGGGAATATATAGCTAATGATCTAAACTCATGTTTCTGTATTGTAATTGTGGATAACACTATGTAAAATATGTGCTCTCATTCTTCACTCAAATAACCATATTCAATATTAGTTTTGGCATGGCTACTAAATGGCTATTTACAGTAGATCTTGAATAATGCACCTCAAGATTATAAGTAATACACCTGGAGTTTATGAGGGTGAAAGGTTACCTCCTTTCTGTTATGAACAGCTGCTTTCAAAGCATGGAGATATCCAGGTGTCTCTAAACTACAACAGGTCTCTACAGCGCCTCACGGTGGTTGTGCTTAGAGCTCGAGGACTCCAGTGCCTCACTGATGCAGGTGAGAATCTTGCAATTATTGCTTCAAACTTAAATTTGACCATAAATATATTATTATGTACCTActtttattactattactatgaATGTATTTTTTCAAAAAGCTCATATAAAGGTGCAAATGTGAAAGGTTAGAGTCTCATCTATAATGTAGATAGGACAGGTGTTTGTGTCCAGGTTTCTCTGCAAATACACACTCAGGTGGTGAAGACAAAGTGGACTTCAGCAGCCAAAGGCAGTGAGCCCACTTTTAATGAAAAGATGACCTTTAGGCTCCTCCCCCTGCACCTGGATGCAGCCTGTCTGTGCCTGGAGCTTCAGCAGGTGCACCTGCAGGACTCTGACCAACGTCCACCAAGCACCAGCACCCAAACACCAAGTACGACAGCGCAGCGCAGCACAGTGGGGTCAGACACCCCAAAAACATAAAGAGCTGACATTCTGAGACTTACGGCAGCATCAGCGTACGTGACATTGTGGTGTGAAATATGTCTCTGATTCCCACTTCCCTACAGCGTCTCTAGGAGTAGTGGTTATTGGGCCATTCATGTACGCCAGGGGCAGCGCACTGGAGCACTGGAATGAGATGGTCAGTAAATCCCAGGAGCTAGTCAGGCAGTGGCACGGACTGGGACTGGCCCATGCCCTCCAGAGCCCGCCATGAACAGCAGGATTCAACGCCCGGTGTTGGTCTTAAAAAAGATGTCTAAAAGAAAACCGGTTTTGTATCATCTGCACATAATGCAGTTATTTCACAagggtcatatatatatatatatatagtaagtAACAAACATTGCCCTCTATGCATAGAGAAGTATGcatgaaaaaaagaagaaaattttattatttttaatgcacaaataaataaaataattcctAACCATTGTTTTTTAACACAAAAATGAAGCATACATGATAGCATTAGACAGAACTACATAGTTTGTTAATTAATCATGCAGTGTATTAATAAAATTCATTCATGGCCATATTACAGTGTAAACAAAACAGGGGTACATATGTAGGTGTTGCTTAGGACAGTGGCATAAAAATTAGAAGTGGCAAACATTTCAGTGTCTTGTTTCTGTCATGTTTCAGACACTTTATAATCTTTTTAAAGGAAACTAAGGTTTTTTTAAGCAATGCATTGCATATTGTCTTAGCTGAAAATATGAATACAAAGCTCTGTGATCACTGCATTTACAGCTGAATAACTAGGTGTTCTTATATGGTGCTTATATGGCATGGGTAAGCCAACTGCTCTGAATCCAAAACACTGAATGTGGTTTTAGCTTCTCTGCAGCAGCCCATGGGATCCCCCAGAGTAAGGCCTCTTAGGTTCTTAGGATACAGTGCTGCCTACACCCCATCTGATATTAAGCACAAAGCTGAGAAACACTTAATCTACCACATTTAGTCTCCGCTGCAGACCTCTCCTTCTGCAGACCTGCAGAAAACCAACATTATTCAGAATTCATTCCCAATGCATGAGCCACAAATATCAATGGCCTCATATCTTTGACACATTGAGAAGATCATAGATCAAGGGTGTTATTTTAGG
The genomic region above belongs to Brachyhypopomus gauderio isolate BG-103 chromosome 3, BGAUD_0.2, whole genome shotgun sequence and contains:
- the syt15 gene encoding synaptotagmin-15 isoform X2; this translates as MAGPLVALAGCVLGAVLFLALIALTIYLLWKRRQDQRQYQQLISTSPTIPSCTPVLQTPASSSYGWPNLTVNPTRANSTHPGAMDGREEDEEEGQDRRHHVQRGSLTVGSWFPLGSLRPDLYRLPSEPSEWVQPGGSTVRLCFAVQYQQEHEQLVVSLLRAANLPAHYQGNATLIKLHLLPSDDRRHRQARAQSNGCHAQFKDSFVFQVSYNSIDQCTLSLSVYSVDRLRKHHMMGRILFPLRHCDLREASGKVLWRDLETGRDLLLSKHGDIQVSLNYNRSLQRLTVVVLRARGLQCLTDAGVCVQVSLQIHTQVVKTKWTSAAKGSEPTFNEKMTFRLLPLHLDAACLCLELQQVHLQDSDQRPPSTSTQTPTSLGVVVIGPFMYARGSALEHWNEMVSKSQELVRQWHGLGLAHALQSPP
- the syt15 gene encoding synaptotagmin-15 isoform X1 produces the protein MAGPLVALAGCVLGAVLFLALIALTIYLLWKRRQDQRQYQQLISTSPTIPSCTPVLQTPASSSYGLAGVPFFLPPCFKNSTHPGAMDGREEDEEEGQDRRHHVQRGSLTVGSWFPLGSLRPDLYRLPSEPSEWVQPGGSTVRLCFAVQYQQEHEQLVVSLLRAANLPAHYQGNATLIKLHLLPSDDRRHRQARAQSNGCHAQFKDSFVFQVSYNSIDQCTLSLSVYSVDRLRKHHMMGRILFPLRHCDLREASGKVLWRDLETGRDLLLSKHGDIQVSLNYNRSLQRLTVVVLRARGLQCLTDAGVCVQVSLQIHTQVVKTKWTSAAKGSEPTFNEKMTFRLLPLHLDAACLCLELQQVHLQDSDQRPPSTSTQTPTSLGVVVIGPFMYARGSALEHWNEMVSKSQELVRQWHGLGLAHALQSPP